The following is a genomic window from Dama dama isolate Ldn47 chromosome 4, ASM3311817v1, whole genome shotgun sequence.
TCAATTTATCACCATTTGAAATACTAGCTATTCTacttattttcctcctttttggGCCTCTCCCGTGAGAGCgggcttttgttttgttcattgctgTCACAAAttaggtgctccataaatatttgcagaatgactggatggatggacagacacaTGTCTGTCTTCGGGTCTTGGAATCTTCGggtcatggaatttttccagtgttcatatGGGACCTTCAGGTTTTTGCCAGACTGTGTCTCTCGCCCTTGGATCCAGGCTGGCTGGGGCCAGAGGGACcggttttggggggtggggggcaggcggggagagggaggaggagacagCGAAGTTCACCAAGGCCGCGCGTTAGGAAACAGACCTGTTTTAAGGAGCCGGCCAGCGGGTGCACGGTGTGACCACACTGCCCTCTTGTGGCTGGAGCTGAGAACAGCGTCTTCCTCAGCTTCTCGAGGCCCTTTGGTCCCATTTGCGACAGAACTGTGGTTGACTCTCAAAGGAGATGGACTGTAAGTGTAACATACACACAGAATTTTGAATacttactataaaaaaaaaggttaaatttCTCAAGGTTTagagattagatttgatagacagagtgcctgaagaactatggacggaggttcatgacattgtacaggaggcagggatcaacaccatccccaaggaaaagaaatgtgaaacaggaaaatggctgtctgtggaggccttacaaatagctgtgaaaagaagagaagctaaaggcaaaggagagaaggaaagatatacccatttgaatgcagagttccaaagaatagctaggagagataagaaagcctcctccaatgatcaatgcaaagaaatagaggaaaacaatagaatgggaaagactagagagctcttcaagaaaattggagataccaagggaacatttcatgcaaagatgggcacaataaaggacagaaatggtatggacctaacagaagcagaagatattaagaagaggtggcaagaatacacagaactatacaaaaaacatcttcatgacccaggtaatcacgatggcatgatcactaacctagagccagacatcctggaatgtgaagtcaagtgggccttaggaagcatcactatggacaaagctagtggaggtgatggaattccagttgagctatttcaaatcctgaaagatgatgctgtgaaagtgctgcactcaatatgccagcaaatttggaaaactcaactgtggccacaggactggaaaaggtcagttttcattcaaatcccaaagaaaggccatgccaaagaatgctcaaactaccgcgcaattgcactcatctcacacgctagtaaaataatgctcaaaattctccaagccaggcttcaacaatacatgaaccgtgaaattccagatgttcaagctggatttacaaaagacagaggaaccaaaggtcaaattgccaacatccattggatcatcgaaaaagcaagagagttccagaaaaagatctacttctgctttattgactgtgccaaagcctttgactgtgtggatcacaacaaactggaaaattctgaaagagatgggaataacagatcacctgatctgcctcctgagaaatctgtatgcaggtcaggaagcaacagttagaactggacatggaacaacagactgcttccaaatagggaaaggagtacgtcaaggctgtatattgtcaccctgcttatttaacttatatgcagagtacatcatgacaaacgctgggctggatgaggcaaaagctgcaatcaagattgctaggagaaatatcaataacctcagatatgcaaataacaccacccttatggcagaaagtgaagaagaactaaagagcctcttgatgaaagtaaaagaagagagtgaaaaagttggcttaaaactcaacattcaaaaaactaagatcatggcatctggtcccatcactttatggcaaatagatggggaaacagtgtcagactttattttttggggctccaaaatcactgcagatggtaactgcagccatgaaattaaaagacacttgctccttggaaggaaagttatgaccaacctagacagcatattaaaaagcagagacattcctttgtcaacaaaggtccgtcaagtcaaagctgtggtttttccagtggtcgtgtatggatgtgagagttggaccataaagaaagctgagcactgaagaattaatgctttgaaactgtggtgttggagaagaatcttggaaggaaagttatgaccaacctagacagcatattaaaaagcagagacattcctttgtcaacaaaggtccatcaagtcaaagctgtggtttttccagtggtcgtgtatggatgtgagagttggaccataaagaaagctgagcactgaagaattaatgctttgaaactgtggtgttggagaagaatcttgagagtcccttggacagtccttcccttcattggaaggactgatgctgaagctgaaacttcaatactttggccacctgatgtgaagaactgactcatttgaaaagaccctgatgccgggaggagaacgagatgacagaggatgagatagttggatggcatcactgactcccggagctggtgatggacaggaaggtctggcatgctgcagtccatggggttgcaaagagtcagacacgactgagtgactgaactgactgacacattaaaatagtaatatttcggatatttgttgttgttgttcagttgctaagtcgtgtctctttgtgactgcagggactgcagcacaccaggcctccctgtccatcaccatctcccagggtttactctatctcatgtccattgagttggtggtgccatccaaccatctcatactctgttgcccaccttctcttgccctcaatcttttctagcatcagggtcttttccaatgagtcagctcatcaggtggccaaagtattggagcttcagcttcagcaccagaccttccaatgaatattcaggactgatctcctttgggatggactggtttgatctccctgcagtccaagggactctcaagagccttctccaacaccacagttcaaaacagcAGAGCACAGTTCAGTGTtccgccttctttatggtccaactctcacatccatacatgaccactggaaaaaccacagctttgactctatggacctttgtcagcaaagtgatgtctctactttttaacacactgtaataaaaaatattaataacatttcaCCTGTTTCCTCCCCTCTTTAAAAATATGGCCATACGAAATctttaaattacatatgtggctcATATTATGAATATATTTCTGGTGGCTAGTGTTGCTGTAAACTACAACAGAAATCTAATCAACCACCCGCCTCCTGATGGGAAGGGAGCATCTCGATTAAGAAAAGCCCCTTGCCCAAAACCACAAGGTGAATCAGTGGCTGACATGCAACAAGGGCCCAAGTCCCCTGGCTTCCAGCAGGCGGCACAGTGAAAAGGGTGAATAGCCCCAGCTTCTTCACTGATttactgctgtgtgaccttgggcaagtcacttcacatCTCTCAGCCAAAAATTTACTATTTGTAAAACTGGGGATCAAAACACAGTCTATCCTATCGCTGAGCTTAACGCAAGGAAGGAGTGCTCCGCAAGGGCCTGGCAAACTAGGACTGGACATGGGCTCCCGCCTAAGCGAGACCTTGCAGGACCCGCCCTGGCAACCACGGCATCTCGACTCTTGCTCTTCTCCgccctgccctctgctctggCCACACCACCTGCCTGTAGTTTCCTGGACTTACCAACTTTATTCCCACCCTTGGGCTTTTGCGTCAGcacttccttctgcctggaaaggTCTTCCCCAAGGTGgctgtgtgactttttttttggctgcctttAGTCTTAGTTAActcaggatcttttgttgcagccccaagactctctagttgtggtgggtgggCGCAGTGTTgcggtgagggtggggtggggggacttaATTGCCCcctgacatgtgagatcttagttcccacaccagggatcgaacctgtgtctcctgcattgcaaggcagattcttaaccactgggccaccaggaaagtcctgataGCTTTATGATCCACTCCTTTGCTTCactcaggtctctgctcaaatgcgacctcctcagagaggccatGCCCTGACCCCCATGGACACTGGCACTATCTCTCTCTCTaatcctgctttatttttattggttgtgTTAATCACTACCTGACATTATATATTCATTGACTTATTGTCTGTTTCTCCCAGACTGTGAACCTCATGGCGGCTGGGGCTGTTGTCTTTtgctcactgcagtattcctaGCCTTTGGCACATGGGCCACAGATGAGGTGCTCAATAAGTGTTTGTTGAAGGAATAATTAACCTAATGCTCGATTAATTCACAGGGGGCTCCGAGAGCATCTGTTCCCAGCCCTCCAGCTCAatctaaataggaaaagagagACCCAAAGAGTGTGGATGGCCAGAGGACAGGACCCAGCGGCTGGGGATTGGGAGAGTCCTGGGCTGGGCAGGGTGGAAGGAGATTCAGGGACGCTTCCAAGAGGCCCCTGGAGGATGCTGAGCGGGAAGATGGGAAAGGAGGGCGTTTCTAACAAAGGAGCAGCCCAGCAAAACTTGGAGGTGGGACTGAGGACGCCAAGACTGCCCAGGAGTCAGGCAGTTTCTGAGCCTCACGCCTGTCTGGATCGGCAGGGCAGCAACCCCGAAATCgagcgccccctggtggccaaACCTTAGTGTGAACAGCCAAGTCGGACACATTTATTGAGCGCTTTATCAAACATTCAAAACAGTGCTTTGGTGGGAGGCCTTGATTCCATTTTCAGCGAGCAAATGGAAGATCCGAGAGGTTGAGTCACTGACCCAAGCTCACCCAGCTCTGCCTCTAGAATCTGAAGTCTGGAGAGCCGCCCAGTTGCTCTTCATCCATCAGAGATTCAGGTGGTAGTGGGGATAAGGACTAATTCCACCGTCTTGAAGAGCCCCAGGAGGACCTGGGTGAAAGCCCCCAGGTGGGGCTCCAGGGAGGTGACCTCGGGCCAGCTGTGGGCCTCGGGCTACAGCCAACGAGATCGTGGTGCGGGTGAAATGTGATGGCCCAGCGCCTGCAGTACACACAGCGCTCACACGGAAACACCATGAGTGCTGTAACTGACATGTCCATCCAGGTGCGTGGTTGTGCTTTTCCTACTGCAGGCAAACACGAACACCAGGCAGGCAGTAGGCGATCGAGAAGGGTTAGGACCATCTGAGCACGCCCAGATCCCACAGAGGTACAGGCAAGCAGCCCCCTAATTCCCACTCGCTCAGGAATGGAAGGTCGTTTAGTGCTCCCCTCTCTGAGACCCAGGAGTCCCCGGCCCCCTGCCCCAGGAGCCCAGAGCGTCTTCAGGATCGCAGGTAACAGGTTCCATTTCTCTCCCAGCTGCACACGAAGCCCAGGCTCAGGTAATTCCGTGGCATTTACAGGAGGCCCCGCGCTCCCACGGCGCCGGATCCTGGCAGGGAACTGGAGTCTCTAGAAGTCGGGGACTGGCTGGGAAGTCGGCGGTCGGGACGGCTGCGGCTCCCGCGGCGGCCCCTCCTCGTCCAGGCCCCGGCGGCCCTTGCCGATGGCCAGGCGGGGCCGGCCGCGGTTCAGGCCGTCCAGGAGCGCGCAGGCCTGGCAGAGCGCGCGGCTGGCCAGCGCCCCGCAGCGGGAGCAGGCGCCGGGCGGCGGGGGCCGCGCGGCCGGGGCCAGCGCCAGGCGCTCGGCCGAGTGTACCAGGTCCAGCACCGCCGACGGCCGCGCCGCCTCCAGCATCTTGAGCAGGTCGCGCGCGTGGCCGCGGAAGGCCTCGGGCGCGTACACGCACTCCTCGGAGAAGTAGTCGAGGCGGCGGAAGTGCGCGTACAGCACCACCTCCTTCTGCGACGCCAGCTGCAGCGGGCGGCAGCGCGGCAGGGCGCCCCCCTCGCCCGGGGAGCCCAGGCCCCCGCCCCGCGCCAGCCGGCCCGCGTCGCCCCGCAGGAAGTTCATGAGCACCGTCTCCGCCATGTCGTCCGCGTTgtgtcctgggggaggggagacgggAGCCGTGAGGAGGGGGCCGGGGCCGTGGGAGGAGACCCCGGGGCACCGCGGGGCGGCCTGGGGGCGGCTGCGGGGGTACCCAGGGAGAAATGAGAGGGCGACGCGCCCAGGCTCCCGTGGAGCAGCCCGGGGTGCCTCACTTACCCCCCACTTATCGCAGACCTGGCACTCTGCTAGTGAAAGTCCTTTAGACTACAACCATCATTTCGGAGCCTCCCTGGTTgcacagaaggtaaagaatctgcatgcagtgcgggagacctgggtttgatccctgggtcaggaagactgtcATTTCAGTCTCAATTAAAAGGGTACTtcagagaattccctggcggtccagtagttaggattctgtgctttggatgctgagggcccaggttcaatccttagttggagaaccaagatcccacaagccaaaaagacacccccaccccccccacccccaaaaagaaaaatgtacttaAGACTACCCGGAAGTCATTTAATGGAAGTTGGAAAGAAGGCTGTTGTGGTAAGCAGAATCCCCTACCCCCTCAACCTGAAAATATATTGGGTCCCATGGCAAAAGAGATCAAGACCGCATACAGAATGAGGGTTACTAATCAGCTGATCTTAATACAGGGAGAGCGGCCTAGCTGAGCCAAGGTGGGCCCCAGGGTAAtgacgtgctaagtcgcttcagtggtgcccgactcttttcgaccccaaggactgtagcccaccaggctcctctgtccatgggattcttcaggcaagaatactggagcgggttgccgtgctCCAGaagatcctcctccaggggatcttcacgacccagggattgaacccacctctctttatgtctcctgcattggcaggcggttctttaccactagcgccacatgggagGCCCAGGGTAATGACAGGGGTCCTTAAAGTCAAAGAGTCAGGATGCAAGATGTGGGAACACAAGCAAGGTCAGACGATGCAAGATGAGAAGGACTTAGCTGCTGGCTTTGAAGCTGGAGGAAGGAGGCCTCCAAGAGGTAGCCTCTAAAAATTGGAAGAGGCAAGAAAATGGACTTTCCAGTAGATTCTTCAGAGGAAGCCGACCAGTGAGACTTCTGCCTGAACCTTAACCTCCAGGACTGCAACCTGATacatttgtgttgttgttttttcttatttatgttgttttaagccactcaatttgtggtaatttgttacagcagccatagAAAACTCATAGTTGTTGACACAAGTGCCTTTGATGCAATGTTTTTGTGTTATTGTTTAGAGAGACCAGGGAGAAAGTAATGAAATATTtacacagcatttaaaaaaaaaatgcactgatTCTCTCAACCATCATCTCTCGCCTGGACCACCCGCAGCTGCCACCCTTCCGGCTCATCTCCTTTGCTCCGCCCTTGCCTCTCCAACCCaggctcctcacccctgcccTAGTATACTTTTCAGAGCCTTTGTCAAGCCCACCCATTTCCCCATTGCTCAAAGGATCAGATGTTAACGCCTCACCATCAAAAGGGGAAAGTGGATCCGAGCTCCGCCCACTGCTCTGGCCTTCCTGGGGCCCCTCAAATTGGCCTCGGCACAGatggttccctctgcctggaacaacCTCCACCCACCTCAAACACCACTCATCTTCACCCCCTCACCCAGAGCCCTCGGATCTCAAAAGCCCTTCCTCATCCCCTCTCTCCACACCATAAGGTCCTCTTTTTGCACCACATAATTTTTTCCAGTAACATTTATGATcgtttatcattttatatttgaacTGTGCAAAGGTACGGGCTTGGGTCAGTCTTAGGCATCGCTGTATTCTCAGCCATAGCCTGATGAGGATGATGTGAGCATATATAATACGAATGTGTGTAATACGtactatatatattaataacagcTTGGATCTGGCATTTAGTAGAAGCCCAGTGGTTGTCTGTTGAAGGAATGGATGAGAGcgagagaagaaaagagacttatggaaaagaagagatggcaacaagaaaaagaagttaCGAGGCAGAGATACTGTCCAGAGACAGAGATGAATTCTGAAGAGAGACAGCTGGGGGCATGAGACCGAGAGTATTAGAGACGATTAAAGATAAGACTCAAAGACCTAATCCCCAGAGACTAACCCCTGCCACTCGCTTCTCCCACCGCCAAGCTGCGTAGACCAAGACAGCGGCCAAGACTTGAAGTCTTTGTGATGCCCAGCCCATCCTGTTTCCCTCCGCCCCCACCACCCTGGCAGGAACCTTCTGTACGGCCGGGCCCCATGCTGGAGCATGCGCACATCCCCTTTCCCGTGTTCGGTTCTTTCCTCTAGGCCATTCATAGTCTCCATTATGCCTTGGGCAAGCACTCCAGCCCCCATACGGCGCCCGAAGCCCTCCCGCGCATGCGCCCCTCCCACCACGCCCCCTTTGGGCCGCGCCTGCGCTCACCGGTCACGACGTGCGTGGCTCCCACGAGGCGCGCCCCTTCCTCCAGCGCGCGGCGCCGCAGCACCCCGCAGAAGGTGCAACAGGAGCGGCTGCGGCCGGAGCCGGCCGTGCTGCGGGCCACGGCGTCCATCGTCCAGCCCCCGAAGAGGTCCGCGTAGGCCACGACGGTGAGCGGGAGCTCCCAGCGCGCCGCCTGCCGCCGCACGGCCGCCAGCGCCGCGTCCCGGTAGCCGCCGATGCCCTCGTCCACCGCCACGAGGTGTAGAGAGATGCCCAGGCGCGGGGCCAGCTCGCGCAGCACGTGCGCCAGCACCGTGGAGTCCTTGCCGCCCGAGGCGCCCACGGCCACCACGGCGCCGGGTGGCAGCAGGCGGCCTGCGACCACCGTGTGCAGCACCTCGGCCTCGAAGGCGACGCAGAAGCAGGCGCCGCACAGCGCCTGGCCCGAGCGCGGACGGCGGAGGGCGGCGCGCGCCTTGTTGCAAGAGGCGCACTGCGGGGCGGGCATCGTGGGGTCCTGGAGAGGCGGGAGGGGTCGGTTCTCCTGGATGGGTGGAGAGGGGAGGCAGGTTACACGTGGATTCCGGGTTGCGGGTGGTTGCTTACAGAGGGTAGTGTCCCTGCCGAGAATAGTGGGGACCAGGTAGGCTTCTTCCGGAGTAGTTGCAGTAATGAGTAGTTTAGTcgataagttgtgtccgactcttgcgaccccttggacagtagcctgccaggctcctctgtccatgggattctccgggcaagaatattggagtgggttgccatttccttctccatcttccagAGTAAGGGAGGGTTATatgtatacagttgacccttgaacagcgcGAGGATTGGGAGTACAACCAAATTCTACATTAACTTTGCGGTCGGCCTTCCATATCTTCCCTGTTCCAAGTCCAAGGATTCAACCAAACTGCGGATGTTGTAGTATTGTATGtatttattggggaaaaaaaaatctgagtctcAGTGGagcagttcaaactcatgttgttcaagggtcaactgtttGACACTTGAAGGTTTGAGGAGGTTTAAGGAGGCTAGTGCCTCCAGGAAGGCTTCTTGGATTACACCCATTACACACCAAGGAGAGAGAAGTAGCTGGTTGGAGGTgaggggtggaggggagaggTAGAGATAGGCAAGTTAGGTCGGATTCTGTTTGGAGGGATGGAGGTGCATATTAAGGACACGTTTCACAGTCTCCAGGGAAGCCACACCTCTTACAACCCTGATCAGAAGGACAGGTCGCTGACCTGGGCTTCCAGAGCTGCTCAGAGAGCTTGGGAAGGGTCGGTGATCTAAGAAAAGGAGGAGGCAAGGGGACTGCCGGCAGTTCTGTTAGGGGAAGGGGGATAAACAGGAAAGACCAACTGGACTTTCACTTTGGTGGGGTGGGATGCTCTCTCTACGAATGGGTTCCGATTGTATCCTCTGAAAGGCAGGGCAGTCATCTCAGAATCTCCCGCAAGCTTCTGTGGCCTTATCAAGAGGTGGATCAGCCCATCTTTGACTCCTTCTGTTCCCCCCACCCAGCCAAGATTCCCTTGGACCTACCTGCCGGGGGAACCCACCAGACTGAGTCCCTCCCCTCCAAGGCACCATCATCTCCGGGCTGGACTATCATAGTGCAGTAGCTAGCTTCTAAGCAGTTCACCCTGTTTCCAGGATTTCCCATAAAGTGTGGAATCATTTTATGTGACTCAGGTGCTTACTGCCTGTAACACCAGTTAGGGGCTAGTGTAACTCAGCTGTCTGACAGGCACCGCAGAACCCAGATTCCTGATTCCCCTTCCCAAACCTGCTTCTCTTTTAAAGGGCAGCTCTGTCCCTCCAGCTACTCAGGGCAGGAGCTTTGTGTCCCAGGACACTGGACCGCTTTCTCCATCCCTCTTAACTCTCCCTGTAGGTGATTCCAAATTGCAATGTTAGGTCCCAACCTTTCCTCCAAATGCCCCACTGAGAATGCACCGGGGCATGTCCTCAAACCTCAAACCCCATACATCCAACCAGAACGGAGAAATTCCTGTTTGTAGCTTTAAAACAGACCCAGAAGCCCAGCACGCCTTAGCATCTACACAGCTGCAACCCTGGTCTGAGCCATGTCTCTCTCCTGGTTACCGCAGGAGGCTCCTCCTccgcctccctgccctccccttccCTGCTCTGCACATGCAATTGTCCACAAAACAGCCAGTGAGATCCTGCCCAGGGTCTTCTCTACATCCTCCCATGCATCTCACCTCACCCCTGCCTGTGgcttgattctctctctctctcctggttTACCTCCTGCTCAGCCTCTTTAGGAGAGGCACTTTCATGGTTCCTGCCCAGCTCATTTTCCTTGTGGGTGACTGAATCACGATGTTCATCGGGCTTGTCCTTTAAATGTCCCATTGAAGATACCCACTGGTTCTCTAGAATTCTAGGTACCCAAACTGACCAGTCCCCTTCTCCCCACGGAGAAACCTGTTCTTGCCCAGCTGTTCCCTGCTTGCTGAGAGTACCACCTCTCCACCCAGCTCCTCCGTAGGACAGGGCATAAAGTCACTCTGGACTCATCTCTCTTCTCCCCCTAAATCTACGGTCACTAGGTCCCAGGAACCTGCCTCCTGAATGAGGAAGACTCTGCCAGGAAATAAGTGCAGATTTTCAGAGGCTCATAGGCCACGATACagctttaattttaattaagagaGAGATTGGAACCATGGGAGGGTTCTGTGCAAAGCAAGCATATGATCTGATTTAGGTTTTAAGTTTCCCTTTGGCTGCTGTGTGGGGAACAGACTGTGGCAGGCAGGGAGGCCAGAGAGGAGGCCAGGGCAGTAGTCAGTGAGATGATGTTGGCCTGGACTGGGGTGCTGGCAGTGGCGATGACAAGAAAAGGTGGGCTTTTGGATCTATTTTGAAGGTAGGGTCCGTAGGGCTTGCACAAGACTTGGattggggtggagggtggggtcaTGAGAAAAGAGAGGAATGAAGAATGATTTGAAGGTTTGGGCCTGAGC
Proteins encoded in this region:
- the CTU1 gene encoding cytoplasmic tRNA 2-thiolation protein 1, with amino-acid sequence MPAPQCASCNKARAALRRPRSGQALCGACFCVAFEAEVLHTVVAGRLLPPGAVVAVGASGGKDSTVLAHVLRELAPRLGISLHLVAVDEGIGGYRDAALAAVRRQAARWELPLTVVAYADLFGGWTMDAVARSTAGSGRSRSCCTFCGVLRRRALEEGARLVGATHVVTGHNADDMAETVLMNFLRGDAGRLARGGGLGSPGEGGALPRCRPLQLASQKEVVLYAHFRRLDYFSEECVYAPEAFRGHARDLLKMLEAARPSAVLDLVHSAERLALAPAARPPPPGACSRCGALASRALCQACALLDGLNRGRPRLAIGKGRRGLDEEGPPREPQPSRPPTSQPVPDF